Genomic segment of Bacteroides stercoris ATCC 43183:
CGGCATGAGGTACGTTTCCGTATCGGAGTGTCGCAATGCAGCGATGACGAGTGGCGTCACCAGATGAATAACGAGATGTTGCGTGAAGCTCTTTTCTACGATGGCGTAGAAGTGGAGATACGTACAGTGAAAGATGATAATGCCAGGCAGGCGGAGGATATCCGGCACTTTATAGAGGCGGGAGTGGATTTATTGATAGTCGCTCCCAATGAAGCCGAACCCATAACCCCGGTTGTAGAAGAAGCCTACGACCGGGGTATTCCCGTTATTGTGGTAGACCGCAGAATCCTTTCCGAAAAGTACACCGCTTATGTCGGTGCGGACAATTACGAAATAGGCAAGGCGATAGGCAGGTATGTATCCAATATGCTTCATGGGAAAGGTACGGTGGTGGAAATTGCGGGACTGGCGGGTTCTACTCCTGCCATAGACCGCCATGAAGGATTTATGAGCGTCATATCCGCTTGTCCGGACATCCGTCTGCTGGCAAAGGAAGACGGGGCTTGGCTGCGTTCGCGGGCGGAAGAAAGAATGGATACTTTGCTCGCCCGCTTTCCGGAAATTGATGTGGTCTATGCTCAAAACGACCGTATGGCTGCCGGCGCCTATGCAGCCGCCATGCGCCGGAAAAGGGAGAAGGGTATGCGCTTTGTCGGCACAGACGCCATCCCCGGCGAAGGCTATGGGGTGGAGCAAGTGCTTTCGGGCGAATTGGATGCGACATTTATCTATCCCACAGGCGGAGACCGTGTGATGCAGATTGCGATGGATATTCTGAATAAGCGTGACTTTCCCCGCGAAACGATTCTGAGCACTTCGGTGGTGGACCGTGATAATGCGCCCATCATGAAGATGCAGACTGCCCACATCAGTTCACTCGATGAGAAGATTGAAACCCTGAACGGGAAAATCAGCCGATACCTGGCACGCTATGCCACGCAGCAGGTTGTTCTGTACGGCAGTCTGCTGGTACTTCTGCTGGTTGTGGGATTGCTGGTTGCCGTTTATCTTTCCTTGCGTACAAAGAACCGGCTGAACCGTGAACTTTCCCGCCGGAAAGAGCAATTGGAGCAACAACGCGACCAACTGGAACAGCAGAAAAACCAGATGGAACAACTGTCGCGCGAGCTGGAGGCTGCCACGCATGCCAAGCTGGTGTTCTTTACCAACGTTTCCCATGATTTCCGTACACCGTTAACCCTGATTTCCGACCCTGTGGAGCAACTTCTTGCCGACCGTTCTATCAGCGGACAGTCACATCAACTGCTGGAGCTGATGAAGAAGAATGTACATATACTTCTGCGCCTCGTCAATCAGATTCTCGATTTCCGCAAGGTCGAGAACGGACGCATGGAACTGCATCTTGAACCGTTCGACTTGCTGGAGAGCTTCAAAGGGTGGAATGATTCGTTTCGTATGGCTCTGCTTAAGAAACATATCGCTTTCAGCTTTGAACCGGCTTCCGGAGTAGACTATCGCATGCTGGCGGATGCCGGGAAAATGGAACGTATCTACTTCAATCTTCTTTCCAATGCGGTGAAGTACACGCAGGAGAATGGAAAGATTGTGGTACGCCTCGAAGCGGAAGACAACCATTTCCGTTTGTCGGTATTCAATTCGGGCAGCTATATTTCTACCACTGATGTAGAGGCCATTTTTGAACGCTTCTATCAGGTAGACGGACATCAGGCCGGTACTGGTATCGGTCTTGCCCTGGTGCGTGCTTTTGTGGAAATGCATGGCGGCAATATCATGGCGCACAGTAATGAGAAAGGAACTACTTTCACCGTTATTCTTCCGAAGCGGGATACATCGCAGTATCATCCTGCCGTACCGGCATTGGCTGCCGATGAGAAAGAGATTTCGTCTACGTTGGTGGATGCGGAAATCCAGGCAGGGGATGAGGCTCTGGAAGAAGATTGCCCGATTGTGCTTGTCATTGATGATAATGCCGATATTCGCCATTATGTGAAGTCTTTGCTTGTTAAGGAATTCCGTGTGCTGGATGCGGCGGATGGGGCAACAGGCATTCGTCTTGCTATGAAATACGTGCCTGATGTGATTGTTTCCGATGTCATGATGCCCGGCATGGACGGGATAGAGTGCTGCCGTCGTCTGAAAGGGGAGTTGCAGACTTGCCATATTCCGGTTATCCTGCTTACTGCCTGCTCGCTCGACGAACAGCGTATTCAAGGCTATGACGGCGGAGCGGATTCTTACATATCCAAGCCTTTCAATTCGCAACTGCTGCTTTCGCGCATCAGAAATCTTATAGCCAACCACAAACAGCTGAAACAGTTTTTCGGTGATAACCAGTCGATAGAGAAAGAATCTGTCAGCGAACTTGACAAGGACTTCGTTACCCGCTTCAAGACTCTGGTGGGGGAGAAGATGAAAGATCCGGAACTGAATGTTGAGGATTTGGGCCGTGATATGGGGATGAGCCGTGTACAGCTTTACCGTAAACTGAAGTCGCTCACAAACTATTCCCCCAATGAACTGCTGCGCCGGATGCGTTTGAAGAAAGCCGCTTCCTTGCTTGCCGCCTCCGATATGACTGTGGCCGAGATTGCCTATGAGGTAGGTTTCTCGTCACCGTCTTATTTCACGAAATGCTATAAGGAGCAGTTCGGTGAGAGCCCCACGGATTTTCTGAAACGGAAAGGATAAAACATCCTCAGCTTATCCGGATAATAAACCAATCACAATATATTCATTCTTTCCTTTATAAATGAATAGAGACTGCATCCGGCTTGCGGAGCAGTCTCTATTTAAGTATTATTTCAATTCTTGAAATTATTCGGCAACTTCAGCGCCCCAGTTTTCTTTGGACAGACGCTTGTAGCTGTTGTAACGCCATTTAGCGTTTTCCTCGGCAGCCTTGAACAGCTCTTCGGCTTCCTGCGGATATTGTTTCATTACGGATGCGTAACGAACCTCACCTTTCAAGAAGTCCTGGAAGCCCGACCAATCCGGTTCTTTGCTATCCAGCGTGAACGGATTCTTGCCTTCAGCTTCCAGAGCCGGGTTGTAACGCCACAAGTGCCAGTAACCGCACTTAACGGCTTTCTCTTCTTCTGCCTGGCTCTTACCCATACCAGCCTTCAAACCGTGGTTGATACACGGAGCGTAAGCGATGATGAGTGACGGACCGGGATATGCCTCTGCTTCGCGGATAGCCTTCAAAGTCTGAGCCTGGTCGGCACCCATAGCGATTTGAGCAACATATACATAACCGTAAGTAGTAGCCATCAGACCGAGGTCTTTCTTGCGTACACGCTTACCGGCGGCAGCAAACTTGGCGATAGCGCCTACCGGAGTAGCCTTGGAAGACTGACCGCCTGTGTTGGAGTAAACCTCAGTATCCAGAACGAGGATGTTAACGTCCTTGCCGCTGGCGATTACGTGGTCGAGACCGCCGTAGCCGATGTCGTAAGAAGCACCGTCACCACCGATGATCCACTGGCTGCGTTTAACCAGGTATTGAGACAGACCGGCGATGGTCTTGCAGCAATCGCATTTGTCCTTGGCAGCTTCTACCATAGGAATGATCTTTTCAGCCAGTTCCTTAGTCTTGTCTGCATCGTACATGTTTTCAATCCAAGCCTGGAATACTTCCTTGTATTCAGCCGGAGTACCTTCTGCTGCGATAGCTTCTTCCATAGTCTTCACGATACGTGCGCGCATCTTTTCGTTAGCGAGCTCCATACCCAGACCGAATTCACAGAAGTCCTCGAACAGTGAGTTAGCCCAAGCAGGACCGTGACCCTTTTCGTTCTTGGTATAAGGAGTAGAAGGAACGGAACCTGAATAGATAGAAGAACATCCGGTAGCGTTGGCAACCATTTCGCGGTCACCGAACAACTGGGAAATCAGTTTCACATACGGAGTTTCACCGCAACCGGAGCAAGCGCCTGAGAACTCGAACAGCGGAGTTGCAAACTGAGAGTTCTTCACGTTAGCCTTGATGTCAACCAAGTGTTGTTTGCTCTTCACGTTTTCCACGCAGTAAGTCCAGTTGGCAGCTTCAGCCAGTTGGCTTTCAAGATGCTTCATGGTAAGAGCCTTGCCACCCTTCTTTGGGTTGCCCGGACAGATGTCGGCACAGTTACCGCAACCCAGACAGTCGAGAACGTCTACCTGCATACGGAATGTCATGCCTTCGAATGCCTTACCCACTGCTTTCAGTTGAGAGAACTCAGCACCCTTCTGCTCTTCAGCGTCGAGTACGAACGGACGGATAGAAGCGTGAGGACAAACGTAAGCACACTTGTTACACTGGATACAGTTTTCAGGATTCCATTCGGGAACGAAAGCTGCCACACCGCGTTTTTCGTACTTAGCCGTACCTTGTTCCCAAGTACCGTCTTCGATACCCTTGAATGCAGATACCTTCAGCAAGTCGCCGTCCTGTGCATTGATAGGACGAACCACTTCGTTGATGAATGCGGGGTCGTTGTTTTCTGCTTTGGCATCATCAGGCAGGTTAGCCCATGCCGGGTCGATAGCCAGAGTCTTGTATTCGCCGCCACGGTCTACGGCTGCGTAGTTCTTGTTTACTACGTCTTCACCCTTCTTGCCGTAAGACTTGACGATGAATTTCTTCATCTGCTCAACAGCCTGTTCTACAGGAATTACACCTGTGATACGGAAGAATGCAGACTGGAGAATGGTGTTGGTACGGTTGCCCAAACCGATTTCCTGTGCAATCTGAGTTGCGTTGATGTAGTAAACGGAGATATTGTTCTGTGCAAAGTATTTCTTTACTCTGTTAGGCAGGTTCTTAGCCAGCTCTTCACCTTCCCAGATGGTGTTCAGCAAGAATGAACCGTTCTTGCGCAGACCGCGGGTTACGTCGTACATGTGCAGGTAAGCCTGAACGTGGCAAGCCACAAAGTTCGGAGTGTTTACCAAGTATGTAGAACGGATCGGAGTGTCACCGAAGCGCAGGTGAGAGCAAGTGAAACCGCCTGATTTCTTGGAGTCGTAAGAGAAGTAAGCCTGGCAGTGCTTGTCGGTGTTGTCACCGATAATCTTAACCGAGTTCTTGTTGGCGCCTACTGTACCGTCGGCTCCCAAACCGTAGAACTTAGCCTCGAACATGCCTTCGCCGCCCAATGCGATTTCTTCTTCCTGAGGAAGAGAAGTGAAAGTAACGTCGTCCACAATACCGATAGTGAAGTGGTTCTTCGGCATCGGCATAGCCAGGTTCTTGTAAACTGCGATGATTTGTGCAGGAGTGGTATCCTTGGAACCCAGACCGTAACGGCCGCCTACGATAACCGGAGCGTTTTCCGTGCCGTAGAAGCAGTCTTTTACATCGAGGTACAACGGTTCGCCGTTAGCACCCGGTTCCTTCGTACGGTCGAGTACGGCAATCTTCTTGGCAGTCTTGGGAACGGCAGCCAGGAAGTGCTTGGCAGAGAACGGACGATACAAGTGAACGGCAACCAAACCAACCTTTTCGCCGTTGGCAACGAGGTAGTCGATGGCTTCACGGGCAGCTTCCGTTACAGAACCCATAGCGATGATTACGCGTTCTGCATCTTCTGCACCGTAGTAATCGAACAAACCGTACTTGCGGCCTGTGATTTTGGAAATCTCGTTCATGTATTCCTCTACGATAGCGGGAACAGCTTCGTAGTAGTTGTTGCAAGATTCGCGGTGTTGGAAGAAGTGGTCGGGGTTTTCGGCCATACCGCGGGCAACCGGGTTCATCGGGTTCAGTGCACGTGCACGGAATTCAGCCAATGCTTCCTGGTCGATAAGCGGAGCGAGGTCTTCGTTCTCCAGCATTTCAATCTTCTGGATTTCGTGAGAAGTACGGAAACCGTCGAAGAAGTTAACGAACGGTACGCGGCTCTTGATAGTAGAAAGGTGAGCGACACCCGCCAGGTCCATAACTTCCTGTACGGAACCTTCGGCCAACATGGCGAAACCTGTCTGACGTGCAGACATTACGTCCTGGTGGTCACCGAAGATACACAGCGCATGGCTTGCCAAAGTACGTGCGGATACGTGGAACACGCAAGGCAGGAATTCACCGGCAATCTTGTACATGTTCGGTATCATCAGCAACAGACCTTGTGAAGCGGTGTACGTTGTAGTCAGCGCACCGGCTTGCAAAGAACCGTGAACGGCGCCGGCAGCACCGCCTTCGGATTGCATTTCCTGTACCAATACTGTTTCGCCGAAGATGTTTTTACGACCTGCGGCAGCCCATTCGTCTACGTATTCAGCCATCGTAGAAGAGGGTGTGATAGGATAGATGGCAGCTACTTCCGAGAACATATACGAGATATGTGCAGCAGCCTGGTTACCATCACAAGTAATGAATTTCTTCTGTTTAGTCATAACTAAATTGAATTTATTAAGTAAAAAAAACTCTTTGTCTGTAAATCTAATACAGGAAGCCGAACAGCCAGAGAGGTATCTGATTGCCCCGGCCTATCTCTGCCTTGTGCAATGCGTACGTCACTCCCGGATTGTTCTTGATCCTCATGCCTTCCTGACAAATCTTGAAAGGCATCACTTCGTCCACCATGAACGAAATGTTCTTGTCGCCTTTGTTCACTTTGTGGTCTTTCCACATGGTGTTTACAAAGAACGTTTCCAGCACATCCTGCTCTTCCACCTTTACGGGGTAGATGGAGTACATCAGGTTGGAATTGTGCATCATTATCTTCGACGGCTTTTTGGGGAATTCTTCTCCTTTGGGATATACCATGTTGATAAGCCGTGCATCTGCCAGATACTTGATGTAGTTCATCACCGTAGCTCTGGATGTCTGTATATCGTTGGCCAATTGGCTCACATTAGGCGCTTTCGGGCCGTCCACCGCCAACAAATATAGTAATTTTTTTATCTTTGACAGATATTTCAGCTCTATTTGTTTGATGAGCAGGATGTCCACTTCCACCATCATGTTCATCGTCTTCAGCAGATTCTCCGAGAAATTGCGCTTCTCGAGGAAAAAGGGGTAGAAGCCGTGGTGCATATAGTCTTGAAAATAGTCCAGCGGGCGTACTTTGGACAGAATGCCTTTGGCTATCTGTTCGTGGTTGCTCAGGATTTCTTCCAGTGAGTAGGCGTGGAACTTCATGTCGGTCTGCAGGTTCAGATACTCACGGAAGGAGAAACCGCGCAGGTTATAACTTTTCGCAATGTCGCGCAACTCCAGATTTTCCTCTTTCAGGCGCATCACGGACGAGCCGGTGAATACAATCTTCAGATTGGGAAAACGGTCGTAGCACAGGCGCAGCTCCTTGCTCCAGTCGGGGTGCTTGAACACCTGGTCTATCAACAATACCTTTCCGCCGCGGCGCTGGAATTCGTAAGCGAAGTCCACCAGGCTGTGACCGGAGAAGTAAAAGTTGTTCATGTTGATAAAGAGGCAGGAGCGGTCGGTACCGAATTTCTCTTTGGCATATTGCAGCAGGAATGTGGTCTTGCCTACGCCTCGGGTGCCTTTGATACCGATAAGACGGTCGTTCCAGTCAATCTCATCCATGAGGTCGCGGCGAACGGGGGCATTTGTATGCTCTACCAGATAAGCGTGTGTTCGGTAAAATGCTTCCATGCTTTAAATTCGGTTTATCGGGCGACAAATATACGCCTTTTTTATAGAATTGCAAAGTAGAGATAGCAAAATATCTTATTTCATAGTTAAGTTTTATATATTTGTATGCTGTTCTTTTTCTCTGTAAGTTTGCAGTTCCGAATAATTATGAACTATAATCGATGGAACTATATCTTTTCAATCCGGATTCAGACCTTGCGCTTGCCAATAACGAAGCGAACTACATAGCCCCGGCTTCCGCCCGCCGTATGGCGCAGGACATGGCTTTGCTGCCGATATGGTATGCCGCTCCGGGCAGTGCGGTACTGGCGCCTTCCGCTTACAATGCGGATTTCTTGAAGCGGATGCGGGAACTCTTCGGGTTGCAGGTGCAACTGGTCACCGAGCCTGAGTTGCCCGATTATGCCGAAGCCCGAATTGTGCCGTGGGGCTGGAATCCTGCCATCCGCAGGTTCTTTCTGAAAGGGGGAGTTCGTGAAGACAGACTGCCTTCTCCCCGGCTTCTTGCGGAATACAGGCTGCTCTCTTCCCGTCTGCAGGCTGTGGCGGTGACCCGGCGCATGACGGACCGCTATCCCGAATGCACCTGCGGCGAACATACGCTCCTAAACAATATTGCGGATTGTGAACGCACGGTGAATGCAATGCACGCCTGCCTGCTCAAAGTACCCTGGTCGGGTAGCGGAAAGGGGCTGAACTGGTGTCTGCATGGGTTTACGAAGCCCGTCTCCAATTGGTGTGAACGGGTTTTGAGAGAGCAGGGGTGTCTTACGGCAGAACCCATATATAATAAGGTGAAGGATTTTGCCCTTGAGTTCTATTCGGACGGACAGGGCGAAGTGCGCTTTGCGGGCTATTCCGTGTTCTCCACCAATGAGCATGGCGCCTATACGGGCAATCTGCTTGCATCGGACGGACAGATAGAGGAAAGTATCGCATGCTGTCTGCCCCTTGAGAAGTTGACGGGTATACGCGAAGCGCTGCGTGCGGAATTGGCCTCAATCTATGGGAACACGTATACCGGTTATCTGGGAGTGGATATGATGGTTTGCCGGTCAGACAAGGAGAACGGATATCGTGTACATCCTTGCGTGGAGATAAATATGCGTATGAATATGGGTGTTGTAGCCCGCTTGTTTTACGACAGGTTTGTGGCTCCCGGCAGTAAGGGATGTTTTGCTGTTGAATACGTTCCCGATAATGAAACATTGCGTGCACGGCACGAACAGGATATGCACGATTATCCGTTAATGGTGGAGCAGGGCAGACTTGCTTCCGGTTATTTGCCGTTAGTGCCCGTTACGGGTAAAAGCTGTTACAGAGCGTATGTCCGGATATGATTCTTGCTGTTGATGCATATTTCAAGTGGCTGGTACCTGATGTACCTGCCGCTTGGTACGTCAAGTACCTTACTAAGGTACACGTCCTACCATGGTAAGAAACACGTCGTACCACAGTCAGGTACGAGACGTACCAAATGAGGAATTCTTTTGGTACATGCATCCTTTTGACTATAAACGCATTGCCTTTGTGTTTCCTATTGGCAGATGGGACTTTCGTTGCCGCAACGGTCTACGGCGGTAACTGCAAAGTATTTCCGGGTGTTCCAGGGGCGGATAGGGGCATATATGTATTCGGTTCCCTGTATGCGTTGCGCCAGTATATTTTCCGGGTTGGCGGTATCTACGGGATACGTATCGGAACCGTAGACTACATAGGTCGGCGCATTCCGTTTATCGTTGTCAGTGGCGGCTTGCCAGGTGATTTTCCAGTATCCGTCGGCCAGCTTCCCGACGTTGAGTTGCGTGGGGGCGGTTGGCGGCACATTGTCTATCCACGGCATGGCGGGTTGCATGGCGGGGGCGGTATAGTAGTTCTCTTGAAGTATGTCATACAACCCCTGCGTATTGTCCATAAGGTACTTCACGCGGTAGTGGCCTTCGCCCGCCAGGCCGTGTGCACGGGTGAAGTTTATCTGCCGTTCCACTTCGTCCACAGTCCAGTTGCCTTCGCCGGGGTCGAGGAAGTAGATGCCCAGTCCGGGAATAATCTGCCGGCCGTTGCTTTGCTCCTGCCAGTCGAGGGCGAAAGGATAGAAGCCGTTGCCGCGGAAGTACATCATAGGATATATCTGGTCCTGTATGCCTTCGCCCAGCCAGCCTTGTACGTCCTGATAGACGGTGTGGAACGCATTCCAGCCGCGCGACGGATAGCGGGCGGTGTCGCGGTACTTACCCACGGGGCAGGTGCTCACCTTTACCCAGGGCTTCAGCGCCTTGACGCCTTTATAGAGATAACGGACTATTTCCGTGATATTGTCACGCCGCCATTGCGCGAGGTCGCGTCCGTTGCCGTACTTCTTATAGGTATAGCTGTCGGAGAAGCGCAGGGCATGTTCGGGGTAGCGCAGGTAATCGAAATGCACGCCGTCCACATCGTAACGTTCCACGACTTCGCGGACAAGGCTCATCAGGTATTCTTTGGTCTGCGGATGTCCGGGATTGAGGAAATACTCGCGTTTATAAGGTACGCAGATAGCGGGTTTGCGTTTGGTGACCGATGCCTTGCCGAGGGCGGCGACATGCTTGCGGTTGCCTAAAGGAATGGTCACCATCCAGGCGTGGCATTCCATACCGCGTTTGTGGCATTCGGCTACGGCAAAGGCAAGCGGGTCGTAGCCGGGGTTGCCGTCGGTTTTTCCTGTCAGGATGGAGTTATAAGGCTCGATGGACGATTTGTAGAGCACATCGCCCCGCGTACGGGTCTGAAACAGTACGGTGTTGAAGTTGGCGGCTTTCAGTTTGTCCAGTATCTCTACGAGTTCGTCCTGCTGCTTGCGGATGCTCTCGGGCGTGGTGGCGCGGGTGCGGGGCCAATCCAGTCCGTAGACGGCGGTGACCCATGCGGCACGTACCTCGTGCTTGGGCGGCCGCTGGGCGGCAAGGGGAAGAAGACAGAAGATATATAATAGTATAAGGCTTGATTTCTTCATGTTGCTGTCTTGTTTTCGGTAAATGATGATTTCTCCTCTACGGTGAAACAAATTCCTTTTTACTTCTTTATTTCTGTTATATTTCACGGCGAAGATACGTAAATCACCTGATAAAATTGCGTAGTTTAGTTAGAAACCGTTACATTTGCATACATAAAATACATTATTAACACTTGCTGTATATTAAACATTAGCACGCCATGATTACATTTACGCTCTGCCTGCTGGCGTTGGTTGCAGGTTATTTCATCT
This window contains:
- a CDS encoding substrate-binding domain-containing protein, which gives rise to MRRYIYLLLFVLSVCGGMVTSCSRHEVRFRIGVSQCSDDEWRHQMNNEMLREALFYDGVEVEIRTVKDDNARQAEDIRHFIEAGVDLLIVAPNEAEPITPVVEEAYDRGIPVIVVDRRILSEKYTAYVGADNYEIGKAIGRYVSNMLHGKGTVVEIAGLAGSTPAIDRHEGFMSVISACPDIRLLAKEDGAWLRSRAEERMDTLLARFPEIDVVYAQNDRMAAGAYAAAMRRKREKGMRFVGTDAIPGEGYGVEQVLSGELDATFIYPTGGDRVMQIAMDILNKRDFPRETILSTSVVDRDNAPIMKMQTAHISSLDEKIETLNGKISRYLARYATQQVVLYGSLLVLLLVVGLLVAVYLSLRTKNRLNRELSRRKEQLEQQRDQLEQQKNQMEQLSRELEAATHAKLVFFTNVSHDFRTPLTLISDPVEQLLADRSISGQSHQLLELMKKNVHILLRLVNQILDFRKVENGRMELHLEPFDLLESFKGWNDSFRMALLKKHIAFSFEPASGVDYRMLADAGKMERIYFNLLSNAVKYTQENGKIVVRLEAEDNHFRLSVFNSGSYISTTDVEAIFERFYQVDGHQAGTGIGLALVRAFVEMHGGNIMAHSNEKGTTFTVILPKRDTSQYHPAVPALAADEKEISSTLVDAEIQAGDEALEEDCPIVLVIDDNADIRHYVKSLLVKEFRVLDAADGATGIRLAMKYVPDVIVSDVMMPGMDGIECCRRLKGELQTCHIPVILLTACSLDEQRIQGYDGGADSYISKPFNSQLLLSRIRNLIANHKQLKQFFGDNQSIEKESVSELDKDFVTRFKTLVGEKMKDPELNVEDLGRDMGMSRVQLYRKLKSLTNYSPNELLRRMRLKKAASLLAASDMTVAEIAYEVGFSSPSYFTKCYKEQFGESPTDFLKRKG
- the nifJ gene encoding pyruvate:ferredoxin (flavodoxin) oxidoreductase: MTKQKKFITCDGNQAAAHISYMFSEVAAIYPITPSSTMAEYVDEWAAAGRKNIFGETVLVQEMQSEGGAAGAVHGSLQAGALTTTYTASQGLLLMIPNMYKIAGEFLPCVFHVSARTLASHALCIFGDHQDVMSARQTGFAMLAEGSVQEVMDLAGVAHLSTIKSRVPFVNFFDGFRTSHEIQKIEMLENEDLAPLIDQEALAEFRARALNPMNPVARGMAENPDHFFQHRESCNNYYEAVPAIVEEYMNEISKITGRKYGLFDYYGAEDAERVIIAMGSVTEAAREAIDYLVANGEKVGLVAVHLYRPFSAKHFLAAVPKTAKKIAVLDRTKEPGANGEPLYLDVKDCFYGTENAPVIVGGRYGLGSKDTTPAQIIAVYKNLAMPMPKNHFTIGIVDDVTFTSLPQEEEIALGGEGMFEAKFYGLGADGTVGANKNSVKIIGDNTDKHCQAYFSYDSKKSGGFTCSHLRFGDTPIRSTYLVNTPNFVACHVQAYLHMYDVTRGLRKNGSFLLNTIWEGEELAKNLPNRVKKYFAQNNISVYYINATQIAQEIGLGNRTNTILQSAFFRITGVIPVEQAVEQMKKFIVKSYGKKGEDVVNKNYAAVDRGGEYKTLAIDPAWANLPDDAKAENNDPAFINEVVRPINAQDGDLLKVSAFKGIEDGTWEQGTAKYEKRGVAAFVPEWNPENCIQCNKCAYVCPHASIRPFVLDAEEQKGAEFSQLKAVGKAFEGMTFRMQVDVLDCLGCGNCADICPGNPKKGGKALTMKHLESQLAEAANWTYCVENVKSKQHLVDIKANVKNSQFATPLFEFSGACSGCGETPYVKLISQLFGDREMVANATGCSSIYSGSVPSTPYTKNEKGHGPAWANSLFEDFCEFGLGMELANEKMRARIVKTMEEAIAAEGTPAEYKEVFQAWIENMYDADKTKELAEKIIPMVEAAKDKCDCCKTIAGLSQYLVKRSQWIIGGDGASYDIGYGGLDHVIASGKDVNILVLDTEVYSNTGGQSSKATPVGAIAKFAAAGKRVRKKDLGLMATTYGYVYVAQIAMGADQAQTLKAIREAEAYPGPSLIIAYAPCINHGLKAGMGKSQAEEEKAVKCGYWHLWRYNPALEAEGKNPFTLDSKEPDWSGFQDFLKGEVRYASVMKQYPQEAEELFKAAEENAKWRYNSYKRLSKENWGAEVAE
- a CDS encoding ATP-binding protein, which gives rise to MEAFYRTHAYLVEHTNAPVRRDLMDEIDWNDRLIGIKGTRGVGKTTFLLQYAKEKFGTDRSCLFINMNNFYFSGHSLVDFAYEFQRRGGKVLLIDQVFKHPDWSKELRLCYDRFPNLKIVFTGSSVMRLKEENLELRDIAKSYNLRGFSFREYLNLQTDMKFHAYSLEEILSNHEQIAKGILSKVRPLDYFQDYMHHGFYPFFLEKRNFSENLLKTMNMMVEVDILLIKQIELKYLSKIKKLLYLLAVDGPKAPNVSQLANDIQTSRATVMNYIKYLADARLINMVYPKGEEFPKKPSKIMMHNSNLMYSIYPVKVEEQDVLETFFVNTMWKDHKVNKGDKNISFMVDEVMPFKICQEGMRIKNNPGVTYALHKAEIGRGNQIPLWLFGFLY
- a CDS encoding glycoside hydrolase family 10 protein, with product MKKSSLILLYIFCLLPLAAQRPPKHEVRAAWVTAVYGLDWPRTRATTPESIRKQQDELVEILDKLKAANFNTVLFQTRTRGDVLYKSSIEPYNSILTGKTDGNPGYDPLAFAVAECHKRGMECHAWMVTIPLGNRKHVAALGKASVTKRKPAICVPYKREYFLNPGHPQTKEYLMSLVREVVERYDVDGVHFDYLRYPEHALRFSDSYTYKKYGNGRDLAQWRRDNITEIVRYLYKGVKALKPWVKVSTCPVGKYRDTARYPSRGWNAFHTVYQDVQGWLGEGIQDQIYPMMYFRGNGFYPFALDWQEQSNGRQIIPGLGIYFLDPGEGNWTVDEVERQINFTRAHGLAGEGHYRVKYLMDNTQGLYDILQENYYTAPAMQPAMPWIDNVPPTAPTQLNVGKLADGYWKITWQAATDNDKRNAPTYVVYGSDTYPVDTANPENILAQRIQGTEYIYAPIRPWNTRKYFAVTAVDRCGNESPICQ